Proteins encoded together in one Gadus chalcogrammus isolate NIFS_2021 chromosome 18, NIFS_Gcha_1.0, whole genome shotgun sequence window:
- the l3mbtl2 gene encoding lethal(3)malignant brain tumor-like protein 2 isoform X2, which yields MPVQCVAYGCGKTCADNVSLHTFPKDPDDFRKWEKQVQRTRSQWFASASSHLCSDHFGREYFKQRIRNGVSLRPGAMPTIFIRPPCSYCEGKGCSYCLQLPPSHQRTTPGDTNVSGAVEDEVPLMDEEEGSDEGQDYLGSTVDEDDRPAICERCGTKGNINTFFSRTKRFCSTSCSRSYSSNSKKSSLLARLQGRPPSKKALILGVGKPLVGKTPRTAPDGTLQSGFDWGAYLDKETSLAASVSCFRHAPLCVQWDDIAVGMKLEVANTNAVLPSKVYWIVSVIQLAGYKALLRYEGFEHDSSHDFWCSLATGDLNSIGWCAMSSKLLVPPQDVQLKIPDWKEYLMKKLVGAHTLPVDFYIKLAESSKCTFKPGMRVEVVDPRHISRTRVAVVDQVIGGRLRLLYEDLSDAPPNTVVDFWCHMRSPLLHPIGWSSKVGHAVKVPGKETLSRRGHYDGSPLNFRRPRTVFMEGGFFEVGMKMEAIDPLNLGNICVATIHKILLDGYLMVGIDGAEPVNDADHFCYHASSHAILPTGFCEKNNIPLTVPRGYDPDTFEWEDYLQEKQAVCAPARLFNTDYLGHGFSPNMKLEAVDLIEPRLVCVATVRRHVGRLLLIHFDGWEDEFDQWVDHQSADIYPVGWCELSGYSLQAPPSPGGPDNLSARPKRVKSFQYGRKRKKLAKRRLSQGGAPPTSEDTSGAPGPHPSIGGPPSPPIPSAPSDPAKDQKLGLIQPKTEPEEHEIIAVQVKVEEIEMETPIGPPEDAIEAVTIKQEKVGEEQDNQDQGQPGQQQGTGEAARPRGPEPSGEAPGGAEPEDTRPGDQGPG from the exons ATGCCCGTCCAATGTGTGGCGTACGGCTGTGGGAAGACATGCGCCGACAACGTGTCACTGCACACGTTCCCCAAAGACCCCGACGACTTTCGTAAATGGGAGAAACAAGTGCAGCGCACCCGCAGCCAGTGGTTCGCCAGCGCCAGCTCCCACCTGTGCAGCGACCACTTTGGAAGAGAGTACTTTAAGCAGAGAATCCGGAACGGCGTCAGTTTACGGCCCGGGGCCATGCCCACCATCTTCATCAGACCACCTTGTTCCTATTGCGAGGGAAAGGGCTGCAGCTACTGCCTCCAACTGCCGCCGTCCCACCAAAGAACCACCCCCGGGGACACAAATGTTTCA GGAGCGGTTGAAGATGAGGTCCCGCTAATGGATGAAGAGGAAGGAAGTGATGAAGGGCAGGATTATTTGGGATCTACAGTGGACGAAGATGACCGACCAG CCATCTGTGAGCGGTGTGGCACCAAGGGGAACATCAACACCTTTTTCTCCAGGACCAAGCGCTTCTGCAGCACCTCCTGCTCCCGCTCCTACTCCTCCAACTCCAAGAAGTCCTCCCTGCTGGCCCGTctgcag GGACGACCACCGTCGAAGAAAGCCCTCATTCTCGGGGTCGGGAAGCCGTTGGTGGGGAAGACCCCCAGAACTGCACCGGATG GGACACTGCAGTCCGGCTTCGACTGGGGCGCCTACCTGGACAAAGAAACCTCCCTGGCTGCCTCGGTCTCCTGCTTCAGACAT GCTCCgctgtgtgtgcagtgggacGACATTGCCGTGGGGATGAAGCTGGAGGTCGCGAACACCAACGCCGTCCTACCCAGTAAGGTGTACTGGATCGTCAGTGTCATCCAGTTGGCAG GATACAAAGCTCTGCTGAGGTATGAGGGCTTCGAGCACGACAGCAGCCATGATTTCTGGTGCAGTCTGGCCACTGGGGACCTGAACTCCATCGGCTGGTGCGCAATGAGCAGCAAGCTGCTGGTTCCACCCCAGG atgTGCAGCTGAAAATCCCAGACTGGAAGGAGTACCTGATGAAGAAGCTGGTGGGGGCGCACACGCTGCCAGTGGACTTCTACATCAAG CTGGCGGAGAGCAGCAAGTGCACCTTCAAGCCCGGCAtgcgggtggaggtggtggaccccCGGCACATCAGCCGGACCCGTGTGGCGGTGGTGGACCAGGTGATCGGGGGCCGCCTGCGCCTGCTGTACGAGGACCTGAGCGACGCCCCGCCCAACACCGTGGTGGACTTCTGGTGCCACATGCGCAGTCCGCTGCTCCACCCCATAGGGTGGTCCAGCAAAGTGGGGCACGCTGTCAAGGTCCCCG GCAAGGAGACTCTGAGTCGCCGGGGCCACTACGACGGCTCCCCGTTGAACTTCAGAAGG CCCAGGACGGTGTTCATGGAGGGAGGGTTCTTTGAAGTGGGAATGAAAATGGAAGCCATTGACCCTCTCAACCTAGGAAACATCTGTGTAGCCACCATCCACAAG ATCCTATTGGACGGCTACCTGATGGTCGGTATCGATGGCGCGGAGCCCGTCAACGACGCCGACCACTTCTGTTACCACGCCTCTTCTCACGCCATCCTGCCCACAGGCTTCTGTGAGAAGAACAACATTCCCCTCACCGTACCTCGAG GCTACGATCCTGACACCTTCGAGTGGGAGGACTATCTTCAGGAGAAACAAGCCGTCTGTGCTCCCGCCAGGCTCTTCAACACG GACTACCTTGGCCACGGCTTCTCCCCCAACATGAAGCTGGAGGCGGTGGACCTGATCGAGCCGCGGCTGGTGTGCGTGGCCACGGTGCGGCGCCACGTGGGCCGCCTGCTGCTCATCCACTTCGACGGCTGGGAGGACGAGTTCGACCAGTGGGTGGACCACCAGTCCGCCGACATCTACCCCGTCGGCTGGTGTGAGCTCAGCGGCTACAGCCTCCAGGCCCCGCCCTCGCCCGGAGGACCAG ATAACCTGTCGGCACGCCCAAAGAGAGTCAAGTCCTTTCAGTATGGGAGAAAAA GGAAGAAGCTTGCCAAGAGGAGACTCAGCCAGGGGGGGGCCCCACCGACCTCCGAAGACACCAGCGGGGCTCCGGGTCCCCATCCCTCCATCGGGggtccccccagcccccccatcccctcagCTCCCTCTGACCCCGCCAAGGACCAGAAGCTGGGCCTCATCCAGCCCAAGACGGAGCCTGAGGAGCACGAGA TCATCGCGGtccaggtgaaggtggaggagatagAAATGGAGACTCCCATTGGGCCTCCGGAAGACGCCATTGAAGCCGTCACCATCAAGCAGGAGAAggtgggagaggagcaggacaACCAAGACCAGGGTCAGCCCGGCCAGCAGCAGGGCACCGGGGAGGCAGCGCGGCCGAGGGGGCCGGAGCCCAGCGGGGAAGCACCCGGGGGAGCAGAGCCTGAGGACACCAGGCCCGGAGACCAGGGGCCGGGGTGA
- the l3mbtl2 gene encoding lethal(3)malignant brain tumor-like protein 2 isoform X3 has product MPVQCVAYGCGKTCADNVSLHTFPKDPDDFRKWEKQVQRTRSQWFASASSHLCSDHFGREYFKQRIRNGVSLRPGAMPTIFIRPPCSYCEGKGCSYCLQLPPSHQRTTPGDTNVSGAVEDEVPLMDEEEGSDEGQDYLGSTVDEDDRPAICERCGTKGNINTFFSRTKRFCSTSCSRSYSSNSKKSSLLARLQGRPPSKKALILGVGKPLVGKTPRTAPDGTLQSGFDWGAYLDKETSLAASVSCFRHAPLCVQWDDIAVGMKLEVANTNAVLPSKVYWIVSVIQLAGYKALLRYEGFEHDSSHDFWCSLATGDLNSIGWCAMSSKLLVPPQDVQLKIPDWKEYLMKKLVGAHTLPVDFYIKLAESSKCTFKPGMRVEVVDPRHISRTRVAVVDQVIGGRLRLLYEDLSDAPPNTVVDFWCHMRSPLLHPIGWSSKVGHAVKVPGKETLSRRGHYDGSPLNFRRPRTVFMEGGFFEVGMKMEAIDPLNLGNICVATIHKILLDGYLMVGIDGAEPVNDADHFCYHASSHAILPTGFCEKNNIPLTVPRGYDPDTFEWEDYLQEKQAVCAPARLFNTDYLGHGFSPNMKLEAVDLIEPRLVCVATVRRHVGRLLLIHFDGWEDEFDQWVDHQSADIYPVGWCELSGYSLQAPPSPGGPGKKLAKRRLSQGGAPPTSEDTSGAPGPHPSIGGPPSPPIPSAPSDPAKDQKLGLIQPKTEPEEHEIIAVQVKVEEIEMETPIGPPEDAIEAVTIKQEKVGEEQDNQDQGQPGQQQGTGEAARPRGPEPSGEAPGGAEPEDTRPGDQGPG; this is encoded by the exons ATGCCCGTCCAATGTGTGGCGTACGGCTGTGGGAAGACATGCGCCGACAACGTGTCACTGCACACGTTCCCCAAAGACCCCGACGACTTTCGTAAATGGGAGAAACAAGTGCAGCGCACCCGCAGCCAGTGGTTCGCCAGCGCCAGCTCCCACCTGTGCAGCGACCACTTTGGAAGAGAGTACTTTAAGCAGAGAATCCGGAACGGCGTCAGTTTACGGCCCGGGGCCATGCCCACCATCTTCATCAGACCACCTTGTTCCTATTGCGAGGGAAAGGGCTGCAGCTACTGCCTCCAACTGCCGCCGTCCCACCAAAGAACCACCCCCGGGGACACAAATGTTTCA GGAGCGGTTGAAGATGAGGTCCCGCTAATGGATGAAGAGGAAGGAAGTGATGAAGGGCAGGATTATTTGGGATCTACAGTGGACGAAGATGACCGACCAG CCATCTGTGAGCGGTGTGGCACCAAGGGGAACATCAACACCTTTTTCTCCAGGACCAAGCGCTTCTGCAGCACCTCCTGCTCCCGCTCCTACTCCTCCAACTCCAAGAAGTCCTCCCTGCTGGCCCGTctgcag GGACGACCACCGTCGAAGAAAGCCCTCATTCTCGGGGTCGGGAAGCCGTTGGTGGGGAAGACCCCCAGAACTGCACCGGATG GGACACTGCAGTCCGGCTTCGACTGGGGCGCCTACCTGGACAAAGAAACCTCCCTGGCTGCCTCGGTCTCCTGCTTCAGACAT GCTCCgctgtgtgtgcagtgggacGACATTGCCGTGGGGATGAAGCTGGAGGTCGCGAACACCAACGCCGTCCTACCCAGTAAGGTGTACTGGATCGTCAGTGTCATCCAGTTGGCAG GATACAAAGCTCTGCTGAGGTATGAGGGCTTCGAGCACGACAGCAGCCATGATTTCTGGTGCAGTCTGGCCACTGGGGACCTGAACTCCATCGGCTGGTGCGCAATGAGCAGCAAGCTGCTGGTTCCACCCCAGG atgTGCAGCTGAAAATCCCAGACTGGAAGGAGTACCTGATGAAGAAGCTGGTGGGGGCGCACACGCTGCCAGTGGACTTCTACATCAAG CTGGCGGAGAGCAGCAAGTGCACCTTCAAGCCCGGCAtgcgggtggaggtggtggaccccCGGCACATCAGCCGGACCCGTGTGGCGGTGGTGGACCAGGTGATCGGGGGCCGCCTGCGCCTGCTGTACGAGGACCTGAGCGACGCCCCGCCCAACACCGTGGTGGACTTCTGGTGCCACATGCGCAGTCCGCTGCTCCACCCCATAGGGTGGTCCAGCAAAGTGGGGCACGCTGTCAAGGTCCCCG GCAAGGAGACTCTGAGTCGCCGGGGCCACTACGACGGCTCCCCGTTGAACTTCAGAAGG CCCAGGACGGTGTTCATGGAGGGAGGGTTCTTTGAAGTGGGAATGAAAATGGAAGCCATTGACCCTCTCAACCTAGGAAACATCTGTGTAGCCACCATCCACAAG ATCCTATTGGACGGCTACCTGATGGTCGGTATCGATGGCGCGGAGCCCGTCAACGACGCCGACCACTTCTGTTACCACGCCTCTTCTCACGCCATCCTGCCCACAGGCTTCTGTGAGAAGAACAACATTCCCCTCACCGTACCTCGAG GCTACGATCCTGACACCTTCGAGTGGGAGGACTATCTTCAGGAGAAACAAGCCGTCTGTGCTCCCGCCAGGCTCTTCAACACG GACTACCTTGGCCACGGCTTCTCCCCCAACATGAAGCTGGAGGCGGTGGACCTGATCGAGCCGCGGCTGGTGTGCGTGGCCACGGTGCGGCGCCACGTGGGCCGCCTGCTGCTCATCCACTTCGACGGCTGGGAGGACGAGTTCGACCAGTGGGTGGACCACCAGTCCGCCGACATCTACCCCGTCGGCTGGTGTGAGCTCAGCGGCTACAGCCTCCAGGCCCCGCCCTCGCCCGGAGGACCAG GGAAGAAGCTTGCCAAGAGGAGACTCAGCCAGGGGGGGGCCCCACCGACCTCCGAAGACACCAGCGGGGCTCCGGGTCCCCATCCCTCCATCGGGggtccccccagcccccccatcccctcagCTCCCTCTGACCCCGCCAAGGACCAGAAGCTGGGCCTCATCCAGCCCAAGACGGAGCCTGAGGAGCACGAGA TCATCGCGGtccaggtgaaggtggaggagatagAAATGGAGACTCCCATTGGGCCTCCGGAAGACGCCATTGAAGCCGTCACCATCAAGCAGGAGAAggtgggagaggagcaggacaACCAAGACCAGGGTCAGCCCGGCCAGCAGCAGGGCACCGGGGAGGCAGCGCGGCCGAGGGGGCCGGAGCCCAGCGGGGAAGCACCCGGGGGAGCAGAGCCTGAGGACACCAGGCCCGGAGACCAGGGGCCGGGGTGA
- the l3mbtl2 gene encoding lethal(3)malignant brain tumor-like protein 2 isoform X1 — MPVQCVAYGCGKTCADNVSLHTFPKDPDDFRKWEKQVQRTRSQWFASASSHLCSDHFGREYFKQRIRNGVSLRPGAMPTIFIRPPCSYCEGKGCSYCLQLPPSHQRTTPGDTNVSGAVEDEVPLMDEEEGSDEGQDYLGSTVDEDDRPAICERCGTKGNINTFFSRTKRFCSTSCSRSYSSNSKKSSLLARLQGRPPSKKALILGVGKPLVGKTPRTAPDGTLQSGFDWGAYLDKETSLAASVSCFRHAPLCVQWDDIAVGMKLEVANTNAVLPSKVYWIVSVIQLAGYKALLRYEGFEHDSSHDFWCSLATGDLNSIGWCAMSSKLLVPPQDVQLKIPDWKEYLMKKLVGAHTLPVDFYIKLAESSKCTFKPGMRVEVVDPRHISRTRVAVVDQVIGGRLRLLYEDLSDAPPNTVVDFWCHMRSPLLHPIGWSSKVGHAVKVPGKETLSRRGHYDGSPLNFRRPRTVFMEGGFFEVGMKMEAIDPLNLGNICVATIHKILLDGYLMVGIDGAEPVNDADHFCYHASSHAILPTGFCEKNNIPLTVPRGYDPDTFEWEDYLQEKQAVCAPARLFNTDYLGHGFSPNMKLEAVDLIEPRLVCVATVRRHVGRLLLIHFDGWEDEFDQWVDHQSADIYPVGWCELSGYSLQAPPSPGGPENLSLDNLSARPKRVKSFQYGRKRKKLAKRRLSQGGAPPTSEDTSGAPGPHPSIGGPPSPPIPSAPSDPAKDQKLGLIQPKTEPEEHEIIAVQVKVEEIEMETPIGPPEDAIEAVTIKQEKVGEEQDNQDQGQPGQQQGTGEAARPRGPEPSGEAPGGAEPEDTRPGDQGPG; from the exons ATGCCCGTCCAATGTGTGGCGTACGGCTGTGGGAAGACATGCGCCGACAACGTGTCACTGCACACGTTCCCCAAAGACCCCGACGACTTTCGTAAATGGGAGAAACAAGTGCAGCGCACCCGCAGCCAGTGGTTCGCCAGCGCCAGCTCCCACCTGTGCAGCGACCACTTTGGAAGAGAGTACTTTAAGCAGAGAATCCGGAACGGCGTCAGTTTACGGCCCGGGGCCATGCCCACCATCTTCATCAGACCACCTTGTTCCTATTGCGAGGGAAAGGGCTGCAGCTACTGCCTCCAACTGCCGCCGTCCCACCAAAGAACCACCCCCGGGGACACAAATGTTTCA GGAGCGGTTGAAGATGAGGTCCCGCTAATGGATGAAGAGGAAGGAAGTGATGAAGGGCAGGATTATTTGGGATCTACAGTGGACGAAGATGACCGACCAG CCATCTGTGAGCGGTGTGGCACCAAGGGGAACATCAACACCTTTTTCTCCAGGACCAAGCGCTTCTGCAGCACCTCCTGCTCCCGCTCCTACTCCTCCAACTCCAAGAAGTCCTCCCTGCTGGCCCGTctgcag GGACGACCACCGTCGAAGAAAGCCCTCATTCTCGGGGTCGGGAAGCCGTTGGTGGGGAAGACCCCCAGAACTGCACCGGATG GGACACTGCAGTCCGGCTTCGACTGGGGCGCCTACCTGGACAAAGAAACCTCCCTGGCTGCCTCGGTCTCCTGCTTCAGACAT GCTCCgctgtgtgtgcagtgggacGACATTGCCGTGGGGATGAAGCTGGAGGTCGCGAACACCAACGCCGTCCTACCCAGTAAGGTGTACTGGATCGTCAGTGTCATCCAGTTGGCAG GATACAAAGCTCTGCTGAGGTATGAGGGCTTCGAGCACGACAGCAGCCATGATTTCTGGTGCAGTCTGGCCACTGGGGACCTGAACTCCATCGGCTGGTGCGCAATGAGCAGCAAGCTGCTGGTTCCACCCCAGG atgTGCAGCTGAAAATCCCAGACTGGAAGGAGTACCTGATGAAGAAGCTGGTGGGGGCGCACACGCTGCCAGTGGACTTCTACATCAAG CTGGCGGAGAGCAGCAAGTGCACCTTCAAGCCCGGCAtgcgggtggaggtggtggaccccCGGCACATCAGCCGGACCCGTGTGGCGGTGGTGGACCAGGTGATCGGGGGCCGCCTGCGCCTGCTGTACGAGGACCTGAGCGACGCCCCGCCCAACACCGTGGTGGACTTCTGGTGCCACATGCGCAGTCCGCTGCTCCACCCCATAGGGTGGTCCAGCAAAGTGGGGCACGCTGTCAAGGTCCCCG GCAAGGAGACTCTGAGTCGCCGGGGCCACTACGACGGCTCCCCGTTGAACTTCAGAAGG CCCAGGACGGTGTTCATGGAGGGAGGGTTCTTTGAAGTGGGAATGAAAATGGAAGCCATTGACCCTCTCAACCTAGGAAACATCTGTGTAGCCACCATCCACAAG ATCCTATTGGACGGCTACCTGATGGTCGGTATCGATGGCGCGGAGCCCGTCAACGACGCCGACCACTTCTGTTACCACGCCTCTTCTCACGCCATCCTGCCCACAGGCTTCTGTGAGAAGAACAACATTCCCCTCACCGTACCTCGAG GCTACGATCCTGACACCTTCGAGTGGGAGGACTATCTTCAGGAGAAACAAGCCGTCTGTGCTCCCGCCAGGCTCTTCAACACG GACTACCTTGGCCACGGCTTCTCCCCCAACATGAAGCTGGAGGCGGTGGACCTGATCGAGCCGCGGCTGGTGTGCGTGGCCACGGTGCGGCGCCACGTGGGCCGCCTGCTGCTCATCCACTTCGACGGCTGGGAGGACGAGTTCGACCAGTGGGTGGACCACCAGTCCGCCGACATCTACCCCGTCGGCTGGTGTGAGCTCAGCGGCTACAGCCTCCAGGCCCCGCCCTCGCCCGGAGGACCAG AAAACCTGTCTTTAGATAACCTGTCGGCACGCCCAAAGAGAGTCAAGTCCTTTCAGTATGGGAGAAAAA GGAAGAAGCTTGCCAAGAGGAGACTCAGCCAGGGGGGGGCCCCACCGACCTCCGAAGACACCAGCGGGGCTCCGGGTCCCCATCCCTCCATCGGGggtccccccagcccccccatcccctcagCTCCCTCTGACCCCGCCAAGGACCAGAAGCTGGGCCTCATCCAGCCCAAGACGGAGCCTGAGGAGCACGAGA TCATCGCGGtccaggtgaaggtggaggagatagAAATGGAGACTCCCATTGGGCCTCCGGAAGACGCCATTGAAGCCGTCACCATCAAGCAGGAGAAggtgggagaggagcaggacaACCAAGACCAGGGTCAGCCCGGCCAGCAGCAGGGCACCGGGGAGGCAGCGCGGCCGAGGGGGCCGGAGCCCAGCGGGGAAGCACCCGGGGGAGCAGAGCCTGAGGACACCAGGCCCGGAGACCAGGGGCCGGGGTGA
- the chadlb gene encoding chondroadherin-like b, translated as MHFQVGSGLLWPLLVILLGVPAVRLAKCPKQCVCDQIQLTITCVNKNLTEVPVVDEITVKLDLRGNDIQQLPTGAFKHTPYLTHLSLQRCNIRSVKEGAFRSLGRLVFLNLAHNNIDILYQESFDGLPSLKQLVIDWNRVEEIQPGAFSQLGFLNLLSLTHNQLVYIPNMAFQGLQNIKWLRLSHNSLNYLDVEAFGGLVTLNRLSLDHNELQFFPSETMTRLPEVTRVDMGYNPMTYLGEETVSMPKLTHLFLDHMFLQDLAHTALYRTPKLVHLDISHNQLRVLQPFSEGAPSLARLNLAGNPIYCNCYLRPLREWAIDSKVRLLGTCGGPEHFSGEHLDTLYPRDLRCQSQDAMLKAEFEEATRVAPPTEAPPPRVKCPANCACEAETNHSTCENRGHTKVPQGFSADTKLLDLRGNHFHYVPSNSFPGVPQVVSLHLQRCKIAEVEDGAFTGMKGLVYLYLSENDLTSLSPEAFKGLPHLTYLHLEKNRFTRFPKGAFRLVPGLQALHLEHNAIVKLESGSLVGGAEGVRGLYLTGNVINGVSARALERADALDTLHLGGNKLKEVPSQALGHAGNLGELKLSGNPIRWVGANAFRALGATLKDLYLDHTGLEKMSKDSLAGLGPGLRSLYLEGNRLEVVPDLNPLTSLEVINLAENPLLCDCPLLALRMWIERVNLKVRATCANPPEIRGRRVKDVHIFRACPGGESLLYSPTLGPKTSRTPKTTKPKPAHLNSPQMIPMSKARSKPRMGLRARPGGAKKTGQRRNEA; from the exons ATGCATTTCCAGGTGGGCAGTGGCCTCTTGTGGCCGCTCCTGGTAATTCTCCTCGGCGTCCCTGCAGTGCGCCTGGCGAAGTGTCCCAAACAGTGCGTCTGTGACCAGATACAGCTCACCATCACCTGCGTCAACAAAAACTTGACAGAAGTTCCAGTAGTGGACGAG ATTACAGTGAAGCTCGACCTGCGAGGGAACGACATCCAGCAGCTGCCCACGGGGGCGTTCAAGCACACCCCTTACCTGACGCACCTGTCCCTGCAGCGCTGCAACATCCGCTCGGTGAAGGAGGGGGCCTTCCGCAGCCTGGGAAGGCTGGTGTTCCTCAACCTGGCCCACAACAACATCGACATCCTCTACCAG GAGTCCTTCGACGGCCTCCCCTCGCTGAAGCAGCTGGTGATCGACTGGAACCGCGTGGAGGAGATCCAGCCAGGAGCCTTCTCTCAGCTGGGCTTCCTCAACCTGCTGTCCCTCACACACAACCAGCTGGTGTACATACCCAACATGGCcttccag GGCTTGCAGAACATCAAGTGGCTGCGGCTCAGCCACAACTCTCTGAACTACCTGGACGTGGAGGCCTTCGGTGGCCTGGTCACCCTGAACCGCCTCAGCCTGGACCACAACGAGCTGCAGTTCTTCCCCTCCGAGACCATGACCAG GCTCCCTGAGGTGACCCGTGTCGACATGGGCTACAACCCCATGACCTACCTGGGGGAGGAGACGGTGTCCATGCCCAAGCTCACCCACCTCTTCCTGGACCACATGTTCCTGCAGGACCTGGCCCACACGGCCCTGTACCGCACCCCCAAGCTGGTCCACTTGGACATCAGCCACAACCAGCTCCGCGTGCTCCAGCCCTTCTCCGAGGGCGCCCCCAGCCTGGCGCGCCTCAACCTGGCCGGGAACCCCATCTACTGCAACTGCTACCTGCGCCCCCTCAG GGAGTGGGCCATCGACAGCAAGGTCAGGCTGCTGGGGACGTGCGGCGGACCGGAGCACTTCTCCGGGGAGCACCTGGACACCCTTTACCCCCGGGACCTCCGCTGTCAGAGCCAGGACGCCATGCTGAAGGCGGAGTTCGAGGAGGCCACCAGAGTGGCTCCGCCCACCGAAGCACCGCCGCCCAGGGTCAAATGCCCCGCCAACTGTGCATGCGAG GCCGAGACGAACCACTCCACCTGCGAGAACCGCGGCCACACCAAGGTTCCTCAGGGCTTCTCGGCCGACACCAAACTCCTCGACCTGCGTGGCAACCACTTCCACTACGTCCCTAGCAACAGCTTCCCCGGCGTCCCACAGGTGGTGTCGCTCCACCTGCAGCGCTGCAAGATCGCGGAGGTGGAGGACGGCGCCTTCACCGGGATGAAGGGGCTGGTCTACCTGTACCTGTCCGAGAACGACCTCACCTCGCTCAGCCCGGAGGCTTTCAAAG gtcTCCCTCACCTGACCTACCTCCACCTGGAGAAGAACCGCTTCACCCGCTTCCCCAAAGGAGCCTTCAGGCTGGTGCCGGGTCTGCAGGCGCTCCACCTGGAGCACAACGCCATCGTCAAGCTGGAGTCGGGCTCCCTGGTGGGCGGTGCGGAGGGCGTCCGCGGCCTCTACCTCACGGGGAACGTTATCAACGGCGTCTCGGCTCGGGCGCTGGAGCGGGCCGACGCCCTCGACACCCTGCACCTCGGGGGCAACAAGCTGAAGGAGGTGCCCAGCCAGGCGCTGGGCCATGCAGGGAACCTGGGGGAGCTGAAGCTGTCCGGGAACCCCATCCGCTGGGTGGGGGCCAACGCCTTCCGGGCCCTGGGGGCCACCCTGAAGGACCTGTACCTGGACCACACCGGGCTGGAGAAG ATGTCCAAGGACTCTCTGGCTGGCCTGGGTCCTGGGCTAAGAAGTCTTTACCTGGAGGGCAATCGCCTGGAGGTGGTGCCTGACCTCAACCCTTTGACCTCTCTGGAGGTCATCAACCTAGCGGAGAACCCTCTGCTCTGTGACTGCCCCCTGCTAGCCTTACGCAT GTGGATCGAGAGGGTCAACCTGAAGGTGCGGGCCACCTGCGCCAACCCCCCTGAGATCCGGGGCCGCCGCGTGAAGGACGTCCACATCTTCAGGGCCTGCCCGGGCGGAGAGAGCCTGCTGTACTCCCCCACGCTCGGCCCCAAGACCTCCAGGACGCCCAAGACCACCAAGCCAAAACCGGCACACCTGAACAGCCCTCAGATGATCCCGATGTCCAAAGCCAGATCCAAACCACGCATGGGTCTGAGAGCGAGGCCGGGGGGGGCTAAGAAGACGGGCCAGAGACGCAACGAGGCTTGA